In the genome of Mucilaginibacter defluvii, one region contains:
- a CDS encoding serine acetyltransferase: MSGLSGKLKADIKQLRGKDRKPLPVLFLTKKNYRIVILYRILNHFHKSTLASLLLLPLSLYYRLMTNRYCVDLPVDTPIGEGLRLNHCYCVVVNRKAIIGNNVYIGHSVTIGSNGDRYPVIGNNVLIAPGCLIIGDVKIGDNVIIGAGSLVVKDVEANSIIGGHPSKFLRVKE; this comes from the coding sequence ATGAGCGGCTTATCGGGCAAGTTAAAAGCTGATATAAAGCAGTTGCGTGGAAAGGACAGGAAACCTTTGCCGGTACTCTTTTTAACAAAAAAGAATTATCGTATTGTTATTCTGTACCGCATACTTAACCATTTTCACAAAAGCACTTTGGCGTCGCTTTTATTATTGCCGTTAAGCTTATACTATAGGTTAATGACCAACAGGTACTGTGTTGACCTGCCGGTTGACACGCCGATAGGGGAAGGATTGAGGCTTAATCACTGCTATTGCGTGGTTGTTAACCGTAAAGCCATCATTGGTAATAATGTATATATAGGGCATAGTGTAACTATCGGCTCAAATGGTGACAGGTACCCGGTTATTGGTAATAACGTATTAATAGCTCCCGGTTGCCTTATTATAGGGGATGTTAAAATTGGCGACAATGTAATTATCGGCGCCGGCAGCCTGGTGGTAAAGGACGTTGAAGCCAACTCAATAATAGGCGGGCACCCGAGCAAATTTTTGCGGGTAAAAGAATAA
- a CDS encoding phosphoglycerate dehydrogenase, whose amino-acid sequence MNKVLLSPSSFGECGLQPIELLENAGYTVINNPYKRKLTEAEAIELAKDCVGIVAGVEPLTAAVMDALPDLKVISRVGVGMDSVDLDHAAKKGIKVLNTPDGPTRGVAELTLAMTFAMLRKIPQADAAMKNKVWKKQTGNLIINKKIGVIGLGRIGRMVAGLFRGIGNPVIGFDLYPDTAWAEQAGVEIADFETVISQADIITVHVPGNADKSAVIGAKEFEKIKDGAFLVNIARGGVVDEEALYNALKSGKLSSAAVDVYNKEPYDGPLCELDNIILTPHLGSYATEGKLQMEIDAAQNLIDALA is encoded by the coding sequence ATGAATAAAGTATTGCTTTCACCTTCATCTTTTGGCGAATGTGGCTTACAGCCCATTGAATTGCTTGAAAATGCAGGTTATACCGTTATAAATAACCCTTACAAGCGTAAACTTACCGAGGCCGAGGCTATTGAGCTGGCCAAGGATTGCGTAGGCATAGTAGCCGGTGTTGAACCGCTTACCGCCGCGGTAATGGATGCCCTGCCTGACCTGAAAGTGATTAGCCGTGTAGGTGTAGGTATGGACAGCGTTGACCTTGACCACGCTGCCAAAAAAGGCATCAAAGTGCTAAACACACCTGATGGTCCTACACGTGGCGTTGCCGAACTTACCCTGGCCATGACGTTTGCCATGCTGCGCAAAATACCGCAGGCTGATGCCGCCATGAAAAATAAGGTTTGGAAAAAGCAGACCGGTAACCTTATCATCAACAAAAAGATTGGTGTTATTGGTTTAGGTCGTATAGGCCGTATGGTAGCAGGTTTGTTCAGGGGTATTGGTAACCCGGTTATCGGCTTTGATCTTTACCCGGATACTGCATGGGCTGAGCAAGCCGGTGTTGAAATAGCCGATTTTGAAACCGTGATTTCGCAAGCCGATATTATTACGGTACACGTACCTGGCAATGCCGATAAATCAGCGGTGATAGGCGCTAAGGAATTTGAAAAAATTAAGGATGGCGCATTCCTGGTTAACATAGCCCGTGGTGGTGTTGTTGATGAGGAAGCTTTGTATAACGCGCTTAAATCAGGCAAACTATCTTCAGCAGCGGTTGATGTTTATAACAAAGAGCCGTATGACGGGCCGCTTTGCGAGTTAGATAACATTATACTTACGCCGCACCTGGGCTCGTACGCTACCGAAGGCAAGTTGCAGATGGAGATAGACGCGGCTCAAAATTTAATTGACGCCTTAGCGTAA
- a CDS encoding Gfo/Idh/MocA family oxidoreductase, with translation MNLKVGIIGYGVMGKTRHQAIDELKCGKVIAVSEPNNQPEINGLPNVDHDGIIKHPDIDIVFVCTPNFLNKDLTIRSLNAGKHVFCEKPPAFTEADVAEIREAEVKSGKKLMYGFNHRHHDSVIRMKELIDSGEYGKVLWLRGRYGKSVTADYFNQWRAKKELAGGGILMDQGIHMLDLFLYLSGDYDVVKAEVSNLYWHMDVEDNAFVILKDTKTGKVASLHSTMTQWRHLFSLEIFLEKGYMVLNGLITSTMSYGEETLSIARNRSTAPAATWKDEVTTKYTNNNSWRYEVDHFFDAVTKDQPVVIGTSDDAQKLMRIIDEVYKQKDF, from the coding sequence ATGAACTTAAAAGTTGGTATTATTGGTTACGGTGTAATGGGTAAAACCAGGCACCAGGCTATTGACGAACTGAAATGCGGCAAAGTTATCGCGGTATCTGAACCGAATAACCAGCCCGAAATTAATGGCTTACCCAATGTTGACCATGACGGGATCATCAAACATCCCGATATCGACATTGTATTTGTTTGTACACCAAACTTTTTGAACAAGGATCTGACCATTCGCTCCCTGAACGCGGGCAAGCACGTTTTTTGCGAAAAACCTCCGGCTTTTACCGAAGCTGATGTGGCCGAGATACGCGAAGCCGAAGTAAAAAGCGGCAAAAAACTGATGTACGGTTTTAACCACCGCCATCATGACAGCGTTATCCGCATGAAGGAACTGATAGACAGTGGCGAGTATGGCAAGGTGTTATGGCTGCGCGGCCGTTACGGCAAAAGCGTTACTGCCGACTACTTTAACCAATGGCGCGCTAAAAAAGAGCTGGCCGGTGGCGGCATCCTGATGGACCAGGGTATACACATGCTCGATTTGTTCCTGTACCTTTCTGGCGATTATGACGTAGTTAAGGCCGAGGTATCAAACCTGTACTGGCACATGGATGTGGAGGATAACGCCTTCGTTATCTTAAAAGATACCAAAACTGGTAAGGTAGCATCACTGCATTCCACCATGACCCAATGGCGTCATCTGTTCTCGCTGGAGATATTCCTTGAAAAAGGTTATATGGTATTGAATGGATTGATCACGTCAACCATGTCATACGGCGAAGAAACCCTTTCGATAGCCCGTAACCGCTCAACCGCCCCTGCCGCTACCTGGAAAGACGAGGTTACCACCAAGTATACCAATAACAATAGCTGGCGTTACGAGGTTGACCACTTTTTTGATGCGGTTACCAAAGATCAGCCGGTGGTCATCGGCACGTCTGACGATGCTCAAAAATTAATGCGAATTATTGACGAAGTATACAAACAAAAAGACTTTTAA
- a CDS encoding SIS domain-containing protein, with amino-acid sequence MDRKNTVTEHLVSYKQKIVDLLDLIDPAELEQVITVFIDTFKNGKTVYVAGNGGSAATASHMQADFRFFVRYFSKFRPRILALTDNAPLMTAVGNDTDFNDIFVEQMRGVFGEGDTLVVISASGNSENLVRAVDFANEQGGNSISFIGFKGGKLKENSKYKIYTPNQDKDYGPIEDIHMIINHIIVNYLAKDEEFLSL; translated from the coding sequence ATGGATAGAAAGAACACCGTAACCGAACACTTAGTTAGCTACAAACAAAAGATCGTTGATCTGCTTGACCTGATCGATCCGGCTGAGCTTGAGCAGGTAATAACTGTTTTTATCGATACATTTAAAAACGGTAAAACTGTATATGTTGCCGGTAATGGCGGCAGCGCTGCTACTGCATCACACATGCAGGCCGATTTCCGTTTCTTCGTGCGTTATTTCTCAAAATTCCGCCCACGAATACTGGCCCTTACTGACAACGCACCATTGATGACCGCTGTTGGTAACGATACCGACTTTAACGATATTTTTGTTGAGCAGATGCGCGGCGTATTTGGCGAAGGCGATACCTTGGTTGTTATTTCAGCAAGCGGTAACTCAGAAAACCTGGTTCGCGCGGTTGATTTTGCTAACGAGCAAGGTGGTAACTCTATATCATTTATCGGCTTTAAAGGCGGTAAACTAAAAGAGAACAGCAAATACAAAATTTATACGCCAAACCAGGATAAAGATTACGGCCCGATCGAGGATATTCACATGATCATCAACCACATCATTGTGAATTACCTGGCTAAGGACGAAGAATTTTTAAGCCTGTAA
- a CDS encoding acyltransferase produces MAKSHYLPALDGLRGLSIMVVLLGHIGLNIPGGFGVNVFFFISGLLITNLLLIEYDKHERIDFKNFFIRRLLRLYPPLLLMILVTCIVPPLNKGITMDKVWPALFYYQNYYYIANFEAFHSGASKSYFGFIWSLAIEEHFYLLFPFLFAFLVKNKKALIGITVTIIVSALVFRLIGTYRYGVNPFAFEYCYAATECRSDAIMMGCLASILIYIDRDNRFLKFVSSVPVFVIAFIAMLLSIVIKDHFFKQTFMYTIQSLSFMIMIPAILYDKKYEFLNRFFSTKPLVFTGRLSYSLYLFHLIFYRLEVAYISNGKKDMLYYILGIPGAFLLATISYYLVEKPVMGLRRKFGSVAGKNTDAPAGTAIPEHEPQVAIKN; encoded by the coding sequence ATGGCAAAAAGTCACTATCTCCCCGCGCTGGATGGCCTCCGTGGCCTGTCGATCATGGTGGTATTGCTGGGCCACATCGGATTGAACATTCCGGGCGGGTTTGGCGTGAACGTATTTTTCTTTATCAGTGGTTTGCTGATCACTAACCTGCTGCTTATCGAGTACGACAAACACGAGCGTATCGATTTTAAGAATTTCTTTATCCGAAGGTTACTAAGGCTATACCCGCCTTTGCTGTTGATGATACTGGTTACCTGCATAGTGCCACCGTTAAATAAAGGTATCACTATGGATAAGGTCTGGCCGGCTTTATTTTATTACCAAAATTATTATTACATAGCCAATTTTGAGGCTTTTCATTCAGGGGCAAGTAAGTCATATTTTGGCTTTATATGGTCATTGGCCATTGAGGAACATTTTTACCTGCTGTTCCCTTTCTTATTCGCGTTCCTGGTAAAAAACAAAAAAGCGCTTATTGGTATCACCGTTACCATTATTGTTTCGGCCTTAGTTTTCAGGTTAATAGGTACTTACCGTTATGGTGTCAACCCTTTTGCGTTTGAATATTGCTACGCCGCAACCGAATGCCGGTCAGACGCGATTATGATGGGCTGCCTGGCCAGTATATTGATTTATATTGACAGGGATAACCGCTTTTTAAAGTTTGTATCATCAGTACCTGTATTCGTGATCGCTTTTATTGCCATGTTGTTGAGCATCGTTATAAAAGATCACTTTTTTAAACAGACCTTTATGTACACCATACAGAGCCTTAGTTTCATGATTATGATACCGGCTATTCTGTATGACAAGAAATATGAGTTTTTAAACCGTTTTTTTTCGACCAAACCTTTGGTGTTTACCGGCCGGTTGAGCTATTCGCTTTATCTTTTCCACCTAATATTTTACAGGTTGGAGGTTGCGTACATCTCTAATGGTAAAAAGGATATGCTATATTATATACTCGGTATCCCCGGAGCATTCCTTTTAGCCACCATAAGCTACTACCTGGTTGAAAAGCCGGTAATGGGGCTCAGGCGGAAGTTCGGTTCGGTAGCCGGTAAAAATACCGACGCGCCCGCCGGTACTGCCATTCCGGAACATGAACCGCAGGTTGCCATTAAAAATTAA
- a CDS encoding 6-hydroxymethylpterin diphosphokinase MptE-like protein: MSRWKYIKTVKLSDLSLQRIKKVIMNRLKYIPHSLAWKLNTAPAKQSKLNLDKYRDLHKGKRCFIVANGPSLKVTDLSRLDGEFTFGMNRIYLSGFEPTYLVVTDIETMLKQFTDEFRERKGPKFYNWRTRNWFKNVPDLTFINLDYNARFSTNLNESGWGGHSVTFLCLQLAYHMGFSEVILIGKDHSYKGQGVPGQFVAATDKEENHFIKDYIPKGKGWKIPDYKGEELAYELAREAFEKDRRKVYDATIGGMLDIFEKKDYNSLFTKEQPA; encoded by the coding sequence ATGAGTAGATGGAAGTATATTAAAACAGTAAAATTATCTGACTTATCCCTGCAACGGATAAAAAAGGTAATCATGAACCGTTTAAAATATATTCCACATTCCTTAGCCTGGAAACTCAACACTGCCCCCGCCAAACAAAGCAAGCTTAATCTGGATAAATACCGTGATCTGCATAAAGGCAAACGTTGTTTTATTGTAGCTAACGGGCCGAGCCTTAAGGTGACAGACCTGAGCAGGCTGGATGGGGAATTTACCTTTGGCATGAACCGCATATATTTGTCCGGTTTTGAGCCTACATATTTGGTGGTTACCGATATTGAAACCATGTTGAAACAGTTTACAGATGAGTTTAGGGAGCGTAAAGGCCCTAAGTTTTATAACTGGCGTACCCGCAACTGGTTTAAGAACGTACCCGATCTTACTTTTATTAACCTTGATTATAACGCGCGCTTTTCAACCAATCTGAATGAATCGGGCTGGGGAGGGCATAGCGTAACCTTTTTGTGCCTGCAGTTGGCTTACCATATGGGCTTTAGTGAGGTAATACTTATAGGCAAGGATCACAGCTATAAAGGCCAGGGCGTACCTGGCCAGTTTGTTGCAGCTACAGATAAGGAAGAGAATCATTTTATAAAAGATTATATACCTAAAGGTAAAGGCTGGAAAATACCCGATTATAAGGGTGAAGAGCTGGCGTATGAACTGGCACGGGAGGCTTTTGAAAAAGATCGCCGCAAGGTGTATGATGCGACGATAGGGGGGATGCTCGATATTTTCGAGAAAAAGGATTATAACTCATTGTTTACTAAAGAACAACCGGCATAA
- a CDS encoding cytidylyltransferase domain-containing protein, with protein sequence MKYVAEIPVRLGSKRVPKKNLRLINGKPMVGYAIEACKGSKYISETYINSEADIMKKLCDDYGVQFYKRKDELAEDHIVQDQFNYDFLLNIDTENLVMVNPVSPLVLPEDIDSAIKYYEDNQLDCLISVREEKLQSFLDGKPINFNDQALLPMTQNLKPVQLCAWTVCIWNAKKFIEHYEQHGYAVFVGNYGLYPFDPVRSIKVSTEEDFKLAELYLSAKSANAEVTPEYYE encoded by the coding sequence ATGAAATACGTAGCTGAGATTCCTGTACGATTAGGAAGCAAACGGGTCCCAAAGAAAAATCTCCGTTTAATTAACGGTAAGCCAATGGTGGGTTATGCTATTGAAGCCTGCAAGGGCTCCAAATACATCAGCGAAACCTATATCAATTCCGAAGCTGACATTATGAAAAAATTGTGCGATGATTATGGCGTGCAGTTTTACAAACGTAAGGATGAACTGGCCGAGGATCATATCGTTCAGGATCAGTTTAACTACGATTTTTTATTGAATATTGATACCGAAAACCTGGTAATGGTTAACCCGGTATCGCCACTGGTATTGCCGGAGGATATCGACAGCGCCATTAAGTACTACGAGGATAACCAACTGGATTGCCTGATCTCGGTACGCGAGGAAAAATTACAGTCGTTTTTAGACGGTAAGCCCATCAATTTTAACGATCAGGCATTACTGCCTATGACACAAAACCTGAAGCCGGTACAGCTTTGTGCCTGGACGGTTTGTATATGGAACGCCAAAAAGTTTATTGAGCATTATGAACAGCATGGCTACGCGGTGTTTGTAGGCAATTATGGCTTATATCCGTTTGACCCGGTACGCTCAATAAAAGTAAGCACCGAAGAAGATTTTAAACTTGCAGAATTATACCTATCAGCAAAATCAGCTAACGCTGAAGTAACACCCGAATATTATGAATAA
- a CDS encoding inositol monophosphatase → MDKELAKQSLDAAVKAATKAGNALRELLSADIKINSSVGKDIKLEADLVAEKAILDTLHAESAFGILSEEAGEVLNADGTKGDSQYQWIVDPLDGSLNFSRGIDIFCTSIGLWNGSEPVLGVVYDFMHGRLFTGIVGEGAWLNGDAISVSAIAEKKDSILATGFPVYLKFDTAVLQDFVKNIQDYKKVRLFGSAATSLAYVAKGSVEAYAENNIAVWDVAAGLALVLAAGGKADISNGTGKNFLNVYAYNSLIQQ, encoded by the coding sequence ATGGATAAAGAATTAGCTAAGCAAAGCCTCGATGCCGCTGTAAAAGCAGCCACTAAAGCCGGGAACGCATTAAGAGAATTATTGAGTGCTGATATTAAAATTAACAGCAGCGTAGGTAAGGACATTAAGCTGGAGGCTGACCTGGTGGCCGAAAAGGCGATATTGGATACACTGCATGCCGAGTCGGCATTCGGTATACTGAGCGAAGAGGCGGGTGAAGTGCTGAACGCGGATGGTACCAAAGGCGACTCGCAGTACCAGTGGATTGTTGACCCATTAGATGGCAGCCTTAACTTTTCGAGAGGTATTGATATTTTTTGTACCTCAATAGGGTTATGGAACGGCAGCGAGCCGGTGTTAGGCGTGGTGTATGATTTTATGCACGGCAGGCTATTTACCGGTATAGTAGGCGAGGGTGCCTGGCTTAATGGCGATGCCATCAGCGTAAGTGCTATAGCCGAGAAAAAGGACAGCATTCTGGCTACCGGCTTCCCTGTTTATCTGAAGTTTGATACAGCGGTTCTGCAGGATTTTGTTAAAAATATTCAGGATTATAAAAAAGTGCGGCTATTTGGTTCGGCAGCAACATCACTGGCCTATGTGGCCAAAGGCAGCGTTGAGGCTTATGCCGAAAACAACATTGCTGTTTGGGATGTGGCTGCCGGCCTTGCACTTGTTTTGGCCGCCGGCGGCAAGGCCGATATCAGCAACGGTACAGGCAAAAACTTTCTGAACGTTTATGCTTACAACAGTTTAATACAACAATAA
- a CDS encoding 6-hydroxymethylpterin diphosphokinase MptE-like protein — MQSLIKKGRTIMQTDGLKVFSERLVKYGIVKLKRAFQKKDEHNIEKWKALKDKYKGQRVFVVGAGPSINKTPLYLLKDEYTMCFNRINLLYERLNWLPDFYLVTDDLKMKEIYKEIDEEILPVVKYAFFPDLHPSNVDFKSYLPESEKIHWLYMDKPEYSLNLPECGINKTVVNGGLQILAYLGFEEIYMLGVDMTFAKRSVEKISERDWVGKKDDDPNHFDPRYDGKGMAYRNPTVEDMIENFKAGRQFFDKHGKKIYNASFGGVMEEYPRANLYDVLGLSDEEQFRLFVDMVLPGNTFNTFDEAFASYATLESADEFTTETGDFICSADIAPAMINKAVFTHIPFGPYQNKYVFKKR, encoded by the coding sequence ATGCAAAGCTTAATAAAAAAAGGTAGAACTATAATGCAAACCGATGGCCTGAAAGTTTTTTCGGAGCGTTTGGTTAAATATGGCATTGTTAAGCTTAAGCGTGCCTTCCAAAAAAAGGACGAGCATAATATTGAAAAATGGAAAGCGCTGAAAGATAAGTATAAAGGCCAGCGTGTTTTTGTTGTGGGTGCAGGCCCAAGTATCAACAAAACGCCTTTGTATTTGCTTAAGGACGAATATACCATGTGCTTTAACCGCATTAACCTGTTGTACGAGCGCCTGAACTGGCTGCCCGATTTTTACCTGGTTACTGACGATTTAAAGATGAAGGAGATATACAAGGAGATAGACGAGGAAATATTGCCGGTTGTTAAATATGCTTTCTTCCCTGATCTGCACCCCTCAAACGTCGACTTTAAGAGCTATCTGCCCGAGTCGGAAAAAATACACTGGCTGTATATGGATAAGCCGGAATACTCGCTCAATTTACCTGAATGCGGTATCAACAAAACGGTAGTTAACGGCGGCTTACAAATATTGGCCTATCTGGGCTTTGAAGAGATATATATGCTGGGTGTTGACATGACCTTTGCCAAACGCAGTGTTGAAAAAATAAGCGAACGCGATTGGGTGGGTAAAAAAGATGATGACCCTAACCATTTCGACCCGCGTTATGATGGTAAGGGCATGGCCTACCGCAACCCTACGGTTGAGGATATGATTGAGAACTTTAAGGCCGGCCGCCAGTTTTTTGACAAGCACGGTAAAAAGATATATAACGCCTCATTCGGTGGCGTGATGGAAGAATACCCGCGGGCTAACCTTTACGATGTGCTTGGCCTGTCGGACGAAGAACAATTCAGGTTATTTGTAGATATGGTATTGCCGGGTAACACATTTAACACGTTTGACGAAGCCTTCGCCAGCTACGCCACGCTTGAAAGTGCCGACGAGTTCACAACTGAAACAGGCGATTTTATTTGCAGTGCTGATATAGCCCCGGCCATGATTAACAAAGCGGTGTTTACGCATATTCCGTTCGGGCCTTATCAAAATAAATACGTATTCAAAAAACGATAA
- a CDS encoding right-handed parallel beta-helix repeat-containing protein, whose translation MKHKIFAIKYLFLLAASTPAFAQSTYYVSADGNDANAGTSTNAPIKSIDKANQLILKPGDVLSFKKGDVFSGQLNIKQSGTSAAPITVSSYGSGSKPVIDGSVAVTGWKRSSGNIWVASLNAYNGSAINLFANNQPLPLGRYPNSGYLIIRSHSGKTQLTSKQSLNGNWTGADVVIRKNLWQIDTDKIISQQGNTLTFKGTPTAMNDNWGFFIQDHPKTLDRDGEWYFNPSTKQIMLYSLADPGSKNIEASIYTAGINIVGQSNIVIKDIAIAEQRQFGINGKNLKGLAVKNVTISDVGQDGISILGRGNNVIIDGCTISDINNNAVVVYDHSGFRFRNNTIKNIGLVVGRGTNSSGSFVGLRYNAKAGSAIIQNNTIENVGYSGIDFRSANVTIQNNLIKNINLTKSDGGGIYTYSGKNPNNYTNQKIVSNIILNSVGSYDGSYNANQNAHGIYLDDRSHDIDIQNNTIANCTGSGIFLNGASRINIQNNTCYGNGTQLLVSTTPGADPVNNTILSNILVGKKKQVMSLNRSRLLRTAVSLANSNKQLQDISDDAARFEYNASGSPKTINLNGTYKDANNKTYTGKVTLQPFSSIVLTK comes from the coding sequence ATGAAGCATAAAATTTTTGCAATAAAATATCTGTTCCTGTTGGCTGCAAGCACACCCGCTTTTGCACAGTCAACCTATTACGTATCTGCCGATGGTAACGATGCTAATGCAGGCACATCTACAAATGCTCCAATAAAAAGTATTGATAAAGCCAACCAACTAATATTAAAGCCCGGCGATGTATTGTCATTTAAAAAAGGTGATGTATTTAGCGGTCAGCTTAACATTAAACAATCAGGCACCAGCGCGGCGCCTATAACGGTGAGCTCGTACGGTAGTGGCAGCAAACCGGTTATTGATGGTTCTGTTGCGGTTACCGGCTGGAAACGTTCATCAGGAAATATCTGGGTAGCGAGCCTGAATGCTTATAACGGTAGCGCTATAAATCTTTTCGCGAATAACCAGCCACTGCCTTTGGGCAGATACCCTAACAGCGGTTATTTAATTATCCGCTCACATTCAGGCAAAACCCAGTTAACCAGCAAACAGTCCTTAAATGGCAACTGGACGGGCGCCGATGTAGTAATACGCAAAAACCTGTGGCAGATTGATACCGACAAGATTATTAGTCAGCAAGGCAATACCTTAACTTTTAAAGGTACGCCTACAGCGATGAATGATAATTGGGGGTTCTTTATACAGGATCACCCTAAAACGCTTGATCGCGATGGCGAATGGTATTTCAATCCGTCAACTAAACAGATCATGCTTTATTCATTAGCTGATCCCGGTAGCAAAAATATCGAAGCCTCGATATATACGGCAGGTATCAACATCGTTGGCCAATCTAACATCGTGATTAAGGATATCGCTATTGCCGAGCAGCGTCAGTTTGGCATCAATGGTAAAAACCTTAAGGGGCTAGCTGTAAAAAACGTAACCATAAGTGATGTTGGTCAGGATGGCATTTCGATATTAGGCCGCGGCAATAATGTAATTATTGATGGTTGCACCATATCGGATATCAATAACAACGCAGTAGTGGTTTACGATCATTCGGGCTTCAGGTTCAGAAATAATACTATCAAAAATATCGGCCTGGTAGTTGGCCGGGGTACTAATAGCTCGGGTAGTTTTGTTGGCTTGCGTTATAATGCTAAGGCTGGTAGCGCTATTATTCAAAATAACACCATCGAGAATGTAGGATATAGTGGTATCGATTTCCGTTCGGCTAATGTTACCATCCAAAACAACCTGATCAAAAATATTAACCTTACCAAGAGTGATGGTGGAGGTATTTATACTTATAGCGGCAAAAATCCTAATAATTATACCAACCAAAAAATAGTATCAAATATTATATTAAACTCTGTCGGATCGTATGACGGATCGTACAATGCCAACCAGAACGCGCATGGCATTTACCTGGACGATAGATCGCACGATATAGATATTCAGAATAATACCATCGCCAATTGCACTGGTTCGGGTATATTTTTAAACGGAGCGAGCCGTATAAATATCCAAAACAATACCTGCTACGGCAACGGTACGCAATTACTGGTAAGTACAACACCGGGTGCCGATCCGGTGAACAATACCATATTGAGTAATATTTTGGTAGGTAAAAAGAAACAGGTAATGTCATTAAACCGTAGCAGATTGCTGCGTACGGCAGTATCTCTGGCCAATTCAAATAAACAACTGCAGGACATTAGTGATGATGCCGCCCGTTTTGAATACAATGCCAGCGGATCGCCAAAGACGATAAACCTTAACGGTACATATAAGGATGCGAATAACAAAACCTATACCGGTAAAGTGACCCTGCAGCCATTTTCATCAATTGTGTTAACTAAGTAA
- a CDS encoding YhcH/YjgK/YiaL family protein, with protein sequence MIVDSLDNLEFYKNIHEDIYLGLRFIKGLGADVEPGTYTVSPTAKAIVMEYGTSYENDFGYETHRHVIDVQYCIVNTELIRWAHVDTLTPYIPYDEEKDRRFYNNDSGNFTPVLTGNGIFAVFYPSDGHAPQLCLNEPEQIKKVVIKIKC encoded by the coding sequence ATGATCGTTGATTCACTCGACAACCTGGAGTTTTACAAAAACATCCACGAGGATATTTACCTGGGTTTAAGATTTATTAAAGGCCTGGGCGCTGATGTGGAGCCGGGTACTTATACCGTATCTCCAACGGCTAAAGCTATTGTAATGGAATACGGTACATCGTACGAAAACGATTTTGGTTACGAAACCCACCGCCACGTTATTGATGTACAATACTGCATTGTAAATACCGAGCTTATACGCTGGGCGCATGTAGATACCCTTACCCCATACATCCCCTATGACGAGGAAAAAGACAGGCGTTTTTATAATAATGACAGCGGTAACTTTACCCCTGTGTTAACCGGCAACGGCATATTCGCGGTGTTTTACCCGTCGGACGGGCATGCACCGCAGTTGTGTTTAAATGAGCCGGAGCAGATTAAAAAAGTGGTTATCAAAATTAAGTGCTGA